One segment of Gopherus evgoodei ecotype Sinaloan lineage chromosome 20, rGopEvg1_v1.p, whole genome shotgun sequence DNA contains the following:
- the SNRNP40 gene encoding U5 small nuclear ribonucleoprotein 40 kDa protein isoform X1: MIEQQKRKGPGPELALVAAAKRPRQELLLGLGPGGGPPPPGALLQAGPPRCSSLQAPIMLLSGHEGEVYCCKFHPNGATLASAGFDRLILLWHVYGDCDNFATLKGHIGAVMELHYNTDGSMLFSASTDKTVAVWDSETGERVKRLKGHTSFVNSCYPARRGPQLVCTGSDDGTVKLWDIRKKAAVQTFQNTYQVLAVTFNDTSDQIISGGIDNDIKVWDLRQNKLTYTMRGHADSVTGLSLSSEGSYLLSNAMDNTVRIWDVRPFAPKERCVKIFQGNVHNFEKNLLRCSWSPDGSKIAGGSADRFVYVWDTTSRRILYKLPGHAGSVNEVAFHPEEPIILSASSDKRLYMGEIQ; the protein is encoded by the exons ATGATCGAGCAGCAGAAGCGCAAGGGGCCGGGCCCGGAGCTGGCGCTAGTGGCGGCGGCCAAGCGGCCccggcaggagctgctgctggggctcgGCCCGGGCGGGGGGCCGCCGCCTCCGGGGGCCCTGCTGCAGGCG GGCCCTCCACGATGTTCCTCCCTCCAGGCACCCATAATGCTGCTCTCAGGGCACGAAGGAGAAGTTTACTGTTGCAAGTTTCATCCTAATGGAGCCACTTTAGCCTCTGCTGGATTTGACAGACTCATCT tgctgtGGCATGTGTATGGGGATTGTGATAATTTTGCCACCCTGAAGGGACACATTGGAGCAGTTATGGAGTTGCACTATAACACTGATGGCAG CATGCTCTTCTCAGCATCCACAGATAAAACGGTAGCTGTGTGGGATAGTGAGACTGGAGAAAGAGTGAAGAGGCTGAAGGGGCACACATCGTTTGTTAACTCCTGTTATCCAGCGAGGCGGGGACCCCAGCTCGTCTGTACAGGCAGCGATGATGGAACAGTAAAG CTGTGGGATATTCGTAAAAAAGCTGCTGTCCAGACATTTCAGAACACTTACCAGGTATTAGCAGTGACCTTCAATGACACCAGCGATCAGATTATATCCGGAGGCATAGACAATGATATCAAG GTATGGGACCTTCGCCAGAACAAACTAACGTACACAATGAGAGGGCATGCCGACTCAGTGACCGGCCTCAGTTTGAGTTCAGAAGGTTCTTACTTGCTTTCCAACGCAATGGACAACACAG TTCGAATCTGGGATGTGCGACCGTTTGCCCCTAAAGAGAGATGTGTGAAGATATTCCAGGGGAATGTGCATAATTTTGAGAAG AATCTTCTGAGATGCTCATGGTCACCAGATGGGAGTAAAATAGCAGGCGGATCAGCAGACAG GTTTGTTTATGTGTGGGATACAACCTCCAGGAGAATTCTCTACAAGCTGCCAGGCCATGCCGGCTCAGTAAACGAGGTGGCTTTCCATCCAGAGGAACCAATTA TACTCTCTGCATCTAGTGACAAGAGACTGTATATGGGAGAGATCCAGTGA
- the SNRNP40 gene encoding U5 small nuclear ribonucleoprotein 40 kDa protein isoform X2 produces MIEQQKRKGPGPELALVAAAKRPRQELLLGLGPGGGPPPPGALLQAGPPRCSSLQAPIMLLSGHEGEVYCCKFHPNGATLASAGFDRLILLWHVYGDCDNFATLKGHIGAVMELHYNTDGSMLFSASTDKTVAVWDSETGERVKRLKGHTSFVNSCYPARRGPQLVCTGSDDGTVKLWDIRKKAAVQTFQNTYQVLAVTFNDTSDQIISGGIDNDIKVWDLRQNKLTYTMRGHADSVTGLSLSSEGSYLLSNAMDNTVRIWDVRPFAPKERCVKIFQGNVHNFEKNLLRCSWSPDGSKIAGGSADSYTLRITEPSALTEWGLQRTYNARQTWSFLEQITEQL; encoded by the exons ATGATCGAGCAGCAGAAGCGCAAGGGGCCGGGCCCGGAGCTGGCGCTAGTGGCGGCGGCCAAGCGGCCccggcaggagctgctgctggggctcgGCCCGGGCGGGGGGCCGCCGCCTCCGGGGGCCCTGCTGCAGGCG GGCCCTCCACGATGTTCCTCCCTCCAGGCACCCATAATGCTGCTCTCAGGGCACGAAGGAGAAGTTTACTGTTGCAAGTTTCATCCTAATGGAGCCACTTTAGCCTCTGCTGGATTTGACAGACTCATCT tgctgtGGCATGTGTATGGGGATTGTGATAATTTTGCCACCCTGAAGGGACACATTGGAGCAGTTATGGAGTTGCACTATAACACTGATGGCAG CATGCTCTTCTCAGCATCCACAGATAAAACGGTAGCTGTGTGGGATAGTGAGACTGGAGAAAGAGTGAAGAGGCTGAAGGGGCACACATCGTTTGTTAACTCCTGTTATCCAGCGAGGCGGGGACCCCAGCTCGTCTGTACAGGCAGCGATGATGGAACAGTAAAG CTGTGGGATATTCGTAAAAAAGCTGCTGTCCAGACATTTCAGAACACTTACCAGGTATTAGCAGTGACCTTCAATGACACCAGCGATCAGATTATATCCGGAGGCATAGACAATGATATCAAG GTATGGGACCTTCGCCAGAACAAACTAACGTACACAATGAGAGGGCATGCCGACTCAGTGACCGGCCTCAGTTTGAGTTCAGAAGGTTCTTACTTGCTTTCCAACGCAATGGACAACACAG TTCGAATCTGGGATGTGCGACCGTTTGCCCCTAAAGAGAGATGTGTGAAGATATTCCAGGGGAATGTGCATAATTTTGAGAAG AATCTTCTGAGATGCTCATGGTCACCAGATGGGAGTAAAATAGCAGGCGGATCAGCAGACAG TTATACGTTGAGGATAACAGAACCTTCAGCACTAACAGAATGGGGTTTGCAAAGAACTTACAATGCCAGACAAACATGGTCCTTTCTTGAACAAATTACAGAACAGCTGTAA